One Lysobacter enzymogenes DNA segment encodes these proteins:
- a CDS encoding phosphoglycerate kinase yields the protein MSIVRMTDLDLAGKRVLIREDLNVPIDDGRITSEQRILAAIPTLKLALEKGAAVMVTSHLGRPKEGQWSQADSLAPVAARLSELLGIEVPLVKDWVDGVEVAPGQLVLLENCRMNVGEGKDDEALAKKYAALCDVFVMDAFGTAHRAQASTHGAIRYAKTAAGGPLLMAELDALAQALDNPARPLLAIVAGSKVSTKLELLSSLVSKVDQLIVGGGIANTFIAAMGHNVGKSLVENDLIDTAKKIMADAQARGADIPVPTDVVVAPAFAADAPATVKAVDAVGADDMILDIGPDTAARYAQMIAQAGTVVWNGPVGVFEFDAFGKGTEALARAIAASKAFSIAGGGDTLAAVDKYGIAGQVGYISTGGGAFLEFLEGKELPAVAALKQRAG from the coding sequence GTGTCCATCGTCCGCATGACCGACCTAGATCTCGCCGGCAAGCGAGTGCTGATCCGCGAAGATCTCAACGTCCCCATCGACGATGGCCGCATCACCTCCGAGCAGCGCATCCTCGCCGCGATCCCGACGCTGAAGCTGGCGCTGGAGAAGGGCGCGGCGGTGATGGTGACCTCGCACCTGGGCCGGCCCAAGGAAGGCCAGTGGAGCCAGGCCGATTCGCTGGCGCCGGTGGCCGCGCGCCTGTCCGAACTGCTCGGCATCGAGGTGCCGCTGGTCAAGGATTGGGTCGATGGCGTCGAAGTCGCGCCCGGCCAGCTGGTGCTGCTGGAGAATTGCCGCATGAACGTCGGCGAGGGCAAGGACGACGAGGCGCTGGCGAAGAAGTACGCGGCGCTGTGCGACGTGTTCGTCATGGACGCCTTCGGCACCGCCCACCGCGCCCAGGCCTCGACCCACGGCGCGATCCGCTACGCCAAGACCGCCGCCGGCGGCCCGCTGCTGATGGCCGAGCTGGACGCGCTGGCGCAGGCGCTGGACAACCCGGCGCGGCCGTTGCTGGCGATCGTCGCCGGTTCCAAGGTCTCGACCAAGCTGGAGCTGCTGTCCTCGCTGGTGTCCAAGGTCGACCAGCTCATCGTCGGCGGCGGCATCGCCAACACCTTCATCGCCGCGATGGGCCACAACGTCGGCAAGTCGCTGGTCGAGAACGACCTGATCGACACCGCGAAGAAGATCATGGCCGACGCCCAGGCGCGCGGCGCCGACATCCCGGTGCCGACCGACGTCGTGGTCGCCCCGGCGTTCGCCGCCGATGCGCCGGCCACGGTCAAGGCGGTCGACGCGGTCGGCGCCGACGACATGATCCTCGACATCGGCCCGGACACCGCCGCGCGCTACGCGCAGATGATCGCGCAGGCCGGCACCGTGGTCTGGAACGGTCCCGTCGGCGTGTTCGAATTCGACGCCTTCGGCAAGGGCACCGAAGCCTTGGCGCGCGCGATCGCCGCGTCGAAGGCGTTCTCCATCGCCGGCGGCGGCGACACCCTCGCGGCGGTCGACAAGTACGGCATCGCCGGGCAGGTGGGTTACATCTCCACCGGCGGCGGCGCGTTCCTGGAGTTCCTGGAAGGCAAGGAACTGCCGGCGGTGGCCGCGCTCAAGCAGCGCGCGGGCTGA